AATGAAATTAACATAGTAATTATGTGTACTACAGGTCTTTGAAGTGACAGAAacgtgctctctctctctctctctctctctctctctctctctctcagcatATTGCATAACCAGGACAGTTAGTTGGTTTTAAAGTAAAGAATACAAATCCCACAGCCTTTACAAAATTGTGATACGGGACAAAATTAAGAGCAATTTgccatgtttattttaaaagtgAACAATTCTCAATTTTAGGGACTGTATTACTTAGGTAAATCACGACCATATTCTTACTCATATTCAGAGGAAAAGATCACGCATGGATAACCCGTAAGGGAACCTGATTAAAACCTTCAGGAAATACGTGTATATAAATTACACGTCTCTACAGAAATTTCAGTGTTGCACACAGTGACATTTGTTCAGGACAAAtgcaatttcaaaaattgactGTATACGTGGATGTTTCAAGGAACTGAAATCTCGCTTGGTGTAAACTATCTATGCATTCACATATATGTCAATGCATTCCCacaaatttcatattgatttaaatgatcattataattaattttattgaaatatccCTTTGAAGTGCGGTTCAGCGTATGaccctttcttttttttttttaaatatacagttTCTTATCTAGGTACATATCAAGGTATACAGAACTTGTGAAAGTTTTAACGCAACCTGTATGTTTTCAAATCACGGAAGTAATCTGACAGCAAAACATCTGAATGTAAAttgttcaacaatttttttttaaaaatcgggGTGCGACCAGATCCAATCGTTTGTTGACTTAGCCTGCCTACATCACGGACATGTGATAAATACAGGTGTTTCAGTATATTGAAAACAGACAGGTAACAGCACACAGTGCAGGTCTCGCATTGTTTTGATTACAGGTAAGTATATACGGCAGCGCTATGGTATTTTTGACAaatctaattatttttttaatgatcgtttttaaaaaaaaaaatttaattataatttatatttaatgatttataattctCGGTTTTTAATTACTGTAATTAAAATTGCATTATGCCCTcgatatcaaatgaatatatggTTTAGATTTGGTTGCAATAActttattcaaattttcaactatttaaAAGTCATTCATGTATTTTAATACTTTGCGTTGATATGTTAAGTTTTAATTAACTGTAACTTAAGGGATCCGATATTTTACAACACTGTAATTTTATGCTGTGATGCAGATTCTAAAAATGTGTCCTTAATACTCTTTTAAACAAAGCAGTCGCCCTAAGACAAAGTCACAATTATATCAGGAGAGGTTGATCAGCTGTCTAACATCACCCTCACGTTCTTTCATTCAAAAACAGGACCCGGGGGATGATCACAGTTGTATTCTTATAACAGGCGTGGATCcattttttcaagaattttacaATACTGATGATGGTTTTAATGGACAGAGGCAAAGCATTTTTTAAAGTCCTGTACGTCTGCAAGAACATGATATGTGGCACATTCGATTATCAATCATCGTCGGTAACCAACAAATAAAGtgtgaatgaaaaaaaaaacaaaaaaccactTTTGACTTGGTCAAACACATGTAGCAAAACTGATAATGACGTTGAACACAATTTTATAAGCAGTTAACCATCCCCTTAAAGGGCCTCTCCTTTCACAGTATAGCACTTTTTGCAGTAGAATTCCTAAGAACAGCCGACGTTATATAGAATATAAACTCGCTCGTTTTATGCGATCTGAATGGCGTATTCAATGCTTTCACTTTCCTTGATTGGCATTTCTCGGTGGTCTATTATAGCTAGGTTACACACACGTTTTCTATTTCACATTCGAACAACCCTCTTTAGGTATATTACGATTACGGACTGCAGAGACGTCCATAGTCTTTTATATGTACACTTCCACTCAGCCTATAAGGTGACCAAGTTAACGTACAGGACGACATGGACTACGTATGGTTAACCAGAAGGTTGACCCCTAAGTCGTCAATCAAGAAATTACTGTACAAGTTTGTGACTACGTATTCTTTGTGTCAGCGAACGTTTTTGCAACTTGGGATTCTATATTAATTATggaaaataagtaaataaatcagtAAATAAACGTATCATTTTAATGTTGGGTAGTTCAATGCAGTATGTTGAAACTTTCTGACCTTTTGTTTTCCCTTTGCAGAGCTGCATGATGCCGTGCGAACCTAAACCCAAGGTGGGAATCATCGGGTCAGGGAACTTTTCCTGCGCCATCGCCAAAAGATTAACTAACGCCGGATACCAAGTTGTCATTGGAAGTCGTCGTCCGCGCAATCTGTCGGAAGTGGACACGTGTCTTTGTAATGTTACAGTGACGTCACTCGAGGACTGTGTCAAACAAGTTTCCATAGTATTTCTGGCGATACATTTTGAAAACTACAACGATTGTTTGTCGAACCATGAAGACCTTTTCACAGGAAAAATTGTGGTGGACGTCTCGAACAGGCTTAAAGTCCCCAAACATCGCTCTAACGCGGAATATCTCAGTTGTCTGCTGCCTAATGCTAACGTTGTCAAGGGCTTCAACGTCATATCCGCCTATGCCATGGAAAATCAGTTTGCGGGCGGAAGTCAGGAGGTCTTTATTGCAAGCGATAACATTGGAGCGCGGGAAAAGGTTTCCGTTATTGCGAGAGATATGGGATTCGTAGCAAGTGATTGGGGTCTTTTACAATCAGCCAGGAGAATTGAATCGTATCCCTTGAAAATATTCCCTGGATGGAAAATGCCCATACTTTTTACAGTGGGGATATTCAACGTGTGGTTACTATACATAATCTTTATCTACTTTGTCAAGACCACCGCGTATCGCTGGGATCAAATCTTCGTGAAAGTATTGAACAAGCCTCTCTGTATGACGGCAATAACAGTTTACGCATGTACATACTTACCAAGCTCTTTTGCAAGTGCCTTTCAATTGTTTCACGGCACAAAACACATCAATTTCCCCAACTGGTTAAATAGATGGCTGTTGACGAGAAAACAGCTGGGTCTAATCGCCTTTGCGCTTGTTTGTGTTCATGTCATAATGTCGGTTCTGATCATGAGTCCCACATACCTGAGCTCCTGGTACCAATCCACGACCATAGTCATTCCGGGAAATCGAAcagatgacgtcacaatacctATAAAAACATGGATGGTTTGGAAGGGCGAGGCCGCATGCTTATTGGGAATTTTAGCATTCGTGTGTATGTGCATCATTGCTTTATCAACACTACCCTCAGTCACAAAAACTTTGAATTGGAGAGAGTGGAGATTTGTCCAATCGAAACTTGGGCATATAACATTGTTCCTCTCCATGTGTCACGTGGTGATAATGGGCGCTCCCGGTTGGGCAAAAGGAGGACCAATCAAAACGGTGCAATCCATCACGTTTCTGAGTCTGATCATTCCGTTCTTCACGcttttcttcaaaattattttttcgcTTCCATGTATCAACAGTTACGTGCAGAGGATAAGGCGTGGTTGGGAGACATCTTATTCAAAATGCCGTGCTAAGTGCTCTCAGAAACACGCCACCTTTGGGAAAGTGTACTCTAAGCCCGTCGATAAAGACACTAGTTCTGAGGAAGATATGATGATGGGGTCACATGAGGAATTTTCCTGTGAATGTCAGGATACCTCCATAGTGTAGGGAGAAGTCCGAAACCTCTATACTATACCGTCACAGTACATGGAGGAGGTCAGAAACCTCTATACTATACCGTCACAGTACGTAAGGAGGTCGGAAACCTTTTTACGGTTGGTACTGTAGAGGGATGGGGTCAGAAACCTCTCTGTTGTAAAGTGATTGAAATTAGCAAATGAAAGCATCTTGTGGTCACAGGgtatatctgaaatatttattttttatacatgtttgCTATAGTTATACTATGCTAAGGAGGATGTTTATTCTATAGTCTTGGTACTTGACTGTGTTTACAGTAGTTTATTAGTAGTGTGTTCAATGACGTTTCTGACAATAGTCAATATAATTTTGTGTTTCAAGTATAGCtgccatttatttatttttttcttccagACATCTaaagattttacatatttttacataatttcaaatgGAACCGATATCTACGCCATCACGAACAAATTTATCTCAAATCAAGCCggtcatatttttttctttcttatttattcttttttcatattcacataatcatcagtaaaagtaatgaagatacatattaatcattttatacattctcaCACTCTTTCACACTACTAGTTCAGCATTATTGGTTGAATACTTGTACGTGTAATATGAAGCCGGTCATATTTGATTTCATTGACCACGTTATAGGCAGCATGTAAACGATTCTAAATTTACTGGTATTTACCTTTGATAAGTTTCTAATGATGGCCATTTCTTCCTGAATGCGTTGTAAACagtgcgcgtatgaatcttgatgaatataacACATCTATTAATGGCtaggaattccgacagaaatgaaagtagaatgtaaatataagaaataaatttcattttttagaaTACATGAgtatatgaactgcaacgcttcacgccgggaTATACTTTTCaattagcgcttcatgaagtataccGACGGAAAGCACCGGAGTGTGtgtaccctcgtgtattttcaaaaaaagaaaaatttatttCCGAAGTGAACAATAGTTTGGAGCTATTTACAACTGTTCATaacattgtacatatttataATTACTTGTATGTCATTATACGGTGTATGTTTACATTGTTGCATCAATTTATGCCATTTCATTATGACACATTGCATGAAATTTGTACTGATTACGcttgtatataaaaataaaagtcaAACCACATTAATCTTTCTCATTGAAAAGCATTGGAGTTTTAGGGTTAAAAATAGTATGGAGCgtcaaattaaaataaactcaaataattgaagatatcttcaattatttgaagatatcatcaattcaattgctctctttaattgaattaatgcgcgcatttaATCATTATtactctcatcaaatgaattaatgcacacttcaattcaattattgctctcatcaattgaattaatgcgcgcatcaattgaattaatgagcgcaataattgaattaatgcgcacattaatttaattattgctctcttcaattcaatcgATGAGaacatcaatttcgtagaattattgctctcaataattaataaataatttgattatctctttaattcaattgaagatatctttaattatttacaatgcttttgtataaggaattaatgcgcacatcaattcttttaaagagagcaacaattcaattaaagatatcgttaattcaattgtggatatgttgaattgaagatatctttaattatacagttgctctctctaaaagaattattgctctcttcaaataactgaattaatgcgcgcattaaatcaattatttctctcatcaattgatttaatgcgcgcattatatcaattattgctctcttcaattgaattgtagcgcgcatcaattcaattgttgataccATTAATTCATATGAAGACATCATTagttcaattaaagcgcgcatcaattcagctgaaaaattaatgctatcatcaattcaattaatgcgcgcaataattcagaattgaagatagcattaattatttaaagagatctttaattgaattgttgcgcgcatcaaatgaattgatggtatcttcaaataattgaaaatatctttaactATTTGAGTtcatgttaatttggcgctccataaaatAGAAGCTATCTCAGTTCactacaatatattaaaaatagatCAACTTGGGTTCAGAATATCACCAGATCTATTTCTGCAGGATCGGTGTTTGTATTGTGCGTGAAACCCCACTCCCTCATAAAACGGACAACCTAGATAGTTATTCCAACGACCATATTATCATGcaacatttgtattattttttctttaccCAGGGATATCTAAGAGACAGTGTATGGTCATTATAAGCAAGAATGCTTCTAACAGAATTGTGATATTCATGACCCCTAGCTTGGGATCAGGGGCCATTTTGATAAATCGGCTTTGTGGATTGTTCAATAGTAAATATGGTATTGactcctggacatcaaacaATGAAACACAGGGTGTGTATTGATGATAGGAAGAGAAATTTTTACGaaaattgtgaaaatcatggcccctgagtCAGGAGACTGGTGCCATGTTTAGCCCTAAAAATGCAAtcttttttgtacaaaaatctACACGAGTGTATAATGATGATCCAGAATGGTGAAATTCATCACTCCTGATTCAGGAGGTTGGAACTACATTAAAGAGGCATACTGCATCGTCATATTGGTTGATTTCCCTTTAAAACGtggaagaaaatataaatatcgccaatgtttgtatataatatgttatcaatttaaacaatatttcatcatgtgtaaaacataaaTGGATTAGACAACAAGCACTGCTTATACAAGCCCTCTTCATACAAGTACATATTCAAGGTCACACAGATAACGAAATGTGTATACTTACAGATGAATAATAACAATGAAGCTGTTTGGCAACAGCaatattatatgtttcaaattcTATAATAATTCACACCTTAATTTATGACTGACAAGAGTAATTTAGATATATGAATATTAAGAGAACCATATAAACAACCCGTTTATTCTGTGGAATGAGAATGAAATTAATTACATATGTAAACCAATCTATTTGTAGACAAGATAAATTCATCTACAATTCTGAAAATTGCAACATTTTGGTTATAACTAAGGTTATTGTCACCATTCGAAATGAGTTCTAAAGATAAAGTTAATGGTATTTGTtgatgggtacctgtaaagtgtgaaacgaaacgaaatataccgaaacgatacccaccgaaacgaaacctaccgaaacgaaacagattgtataaccgaactcttttaattataataaattgGAAATGAtgtcttaggcccctgtgaaagttaccacatataaatccCCTTTGGTGTAGGCTTTCGGATTGATTGATACAGAggtttaaaagttggaaaggggatggatgggggtgggggtgagtgagcacaaagtacatatccgaagttgattaaataccatgttcAATTAGTTtaggatccataaatttcagaacggaggttacagtctcagaggtctgtggaaacacactaaacaaggGGTGTGGTCGCCgggttggatccgcctttgacCGGTACCTTACGTATGTATGTTTAAAAAGATCCTCCTACGTGTGAATGAGAATAGTAAAATCATAAGAGCAAGAGAAACGCCGAATTTAGGCATTGCATGTATCTGCATGCTGCAGTCTCGTAGCGGCATTTTTCAAAAAGAGGAGGCGGTATGTGAaagcaaataaaaaacaaaacaaaacagcCAAAAATCTACAAAATctgacaataaaaaaaacaaagcaaaaaacatgaaaacacccccccccccccccccccccccccaatgataaaaaaaaaataaaaaatttaaaataggAAAAAAGGGAAGAAGATGAATAAAATAAGAATTCGTTTAGTATTTTAGTTATGTTGTTCTATATCATTTCCTGTATATAATACCAGCAATCGTTATcatgtatacaatgtacatgtgacAGTGAGTGACTGCTGGATATTCCGATGCCAATGGAATGTTAACATGCACGTAAACATTCTtactgtttaaataaaaaacaaagttGTTTTTAAAACGTAGAATGAAATGATACACCACTTCCTCCTGCGTTGCTTAGAACTAGCATTAAAAAATGCTACCCGATAACTGAACAACGAGGTCAAGGTCTCCATTGATAAAggaaaataatgttattttcgttattttcacgAGACAAATCTATTTTCATAGTTGAGTCATTTTTTTTCTCGGGGAAACTgacaatattttgattttgaaaataatattaCGCTCtgtgtacatataaacatgcaCGAAGGTTTGCCCTTGTTGATCTACTGGAAATAAATCGCTAGTTATATATAGCAACAAACACCAAACAAATTATCTAgagagttatatatatatacaatatacttgATCTATTTTTGcctatatggagagagagagagagagagagagagagagagagagagagcatccTTAGTATAACAAGAATACAACATAAAGTTTGACACTACCagaatgtcactacatgtgtatcAGAATCATATATATTATGTGTGTCTTAGAAAGAGTGgaaggggagagagagagagagagagagagagagagagagaaagagagaggggtATATGAGGTGATACACAGATTGGAGCTATGTGTATGTTTGTTTACAGAATGACATGAACATACGCCATGTTTATGTACTCCAAACTAAGCTGCATCTCAACCCGTGCAAATTTATTGTGGCGTCACTATTAAATTGGTGTCTGAAGAGCTCACCATCAGTGACCGCACTTATAAAATTACACTTTCgggaaaatgtatttatttgagAGTTGACATCGTCGGAACCCTCGAGTTTTCTCTCCGTGACATTGAATGCAGTATAATCTAGAGAAGAGATGGAGAGTTGAGGGAAGCATCTAAAACCCTCCTCGCTACAAAACCCGTCTAACAAGGGTAggaggttcgaatcccgttcgTATGTCTCCCATTTAAAGAGTTTCACATGTTAAACTGGATTTTGGATAAATGTTGAAATATCCGTCTCAATCCTGTGTTGATTTCCAAACGCTTCGTCGGACGATGTGCATGCAGCTCAAAGCAGTACAGAATAATTTGTAATCTGTAGCCAAACAACAAAGTACACATTTACGGCTTGGGATTGCAGTAAGATAATATGATGTAGTGTTTACACTTTAGAGATCCGGGATTACCAATTTAAAGGGGTTATCAAGTAAACAGTGAACCAGGATACACGAGATCAGACGAAGGAGGGGCCGGTCGCGATCAATACAAGGCATAAACACGAGTTTTCTTctcatattaaaataaacagaCACATTATAGTGCACGTACATACGATTCAAGCGATCGTTCATTTTTAAAGGTTCGTTCAATATGCTTTGCTAACAAAGTTAATGAAAGCATAAACAATTTCACAGTATATATAGGGAATTCAAAGTTATATGTTTACATATAAAAAAAGGAGGGGGAGCTGGGGAGAATGGGAAAGAGGAAGAGGGGACAAAAGGGGAGAGAAACAATAAGACCGGAAGACGGACATGAGAGATTGGAGACTTGCAGGAAGAAGAGGTagacccctccccctcccccttcacATTCTCACAACTGGGGTTTAACGTTTACATagaaaacatacgagtataggaggatttttaaaaagttcttcccaagaaccaccaGTTTACGATATCTACTGTAATTGGTCAAATTGTTGAGCATCTCCTCTTTTTCGTCAACATTTAGAGACGTGAGTGCTCCAAGAAATGTTAATGGATCACCAAATTAACCTAATACTCAAATAATGAATTGATTTGAATAATgagtgcatcaattcaattggtGAAAGcaattgattgatttgatacgcgcattaattaaattgatgcgcgcatgaattcaattaaatcaattattgcgcaccATAATTAAActgatgcgtgcatcaaatcaaatattgcCGCCATCTATTAAACTGGTGCgcgcatcaatgtggtggaattattgctcgTAAAATTTAGAATATCAACTCAGTATAAATGAtgtgatgatctctttaattgaattgaaggTATCTTTAATTGTGAACAATGATTATGTATacgggcatggacacgattgagctgaaaattttatttttccatttttgttgtgtacaatgtttaactaaagtatttctgatgatcaaccaaaatttaaatatcaattttagaGTCAAAAGTGAGATAGAGCACACACAAAgctttgtaatgtaaacaaggctcgtgccatgtttttatttacatatagattgcttaatagaaaatagcatgtttaacaaaaaattatttgtgctaaacactaaaaactatttaattgtgttcagaatcaacttgtaaattgaaaaatcttttttaaaagaacttttactagtatatttaacatatgtaaacaaaaacatggtacgagccttgtttacattacaaagaATTATGAGTTCTGTATCTCCAATAtacctcaacaactgacattcacaTTTTTGATGACCATTTGAAATgtcttagttaagcattctaaacattaaaaatggaaaaatagaatttgaaaatgttcagctcaaatcgtgcccatgcccctttaattcgcgcatcaattctttgaAAAAGAGCAACGATTCAATTAGAGGGATCATAAATAGAATAGTGGATATGTTGAATCGAGGAcatttcttatgaaataaatgctctctctaaaaattatttcgcgcatcaaatgaattaatgatatctttaattcaattaaagagggCAATAATTGAAGTATTGCACGCATGAATTGAAGTAATGTGtgaattaattaaattgatgaaggcaataattcaattactgcACACATTAATTGAATCGGTGCGGTGTAGCACTCATCAATTCAgctgttgatatcattaattcatttgaagagagcaacaattcaattatagcgcATATCAATTCAGTGGAATGATTACTGTAATCAACAATTCAATCCATGTGcataattatttaaatttgaagatatcattttaaaattttttaaagagatatttaattcaattattgcctTCATCAAATGAATCGTTCCAGAAGTATGGAGCACCATATTGACATGaacttaaataattgaagatatctttaattatttgaaaatcaattcatttgatgcgcgcaacaatgcAATCAAAAATCCTCAAATACTTAATTATATCTTCAGTTCTGAATTATGCGAGCATTACTTGAATTATTCAGAGCATAAATCagtctgctgaattgatgcgcccAATACTTAAATTCTTGCTTTCTTTGAATAAATTGATGATATTAAAATCGAATTGATGTGCGCTACTATTCAATtcaagagagcaataattcaataaatgcgCGCATCAGTTCAATAAATGCGCACTatgattgaattattgctatcttTATTTGACTTCACGATATAATTAATTCAGTTGATGCgcacaataattcttttagagggAGCAACTATATGATTAGAGACatattcaattcaacatattcacaattgaattaatgatatctttaattgaattgttgttctctttttaaaaaattgatgcGCGTATTAATTACTTATATAAAATCGCTGTAAATAATATCTCCCATAAGATTACAGAGATCATcgtttataccgagctctaaattaatattttcaccacattgatgcacgcattaattgagCTGAtttgattgaattgatgatactttCAAATAGTTAAAGATAccttcaattatttcattttatgttcatttggcgctccatataaaAGGGGGTTGTAATCTTTCATAATAACACAACGTAATTTTATCTAGGTACGATTTTCCAGACGACGTCGGGGTtgcatgtgtgtgtatatgtgtgtgcgCGCGCGCAACCCCCGTAATCCCTTCTTGGGTCACAGCACTGTACTTTATATGATTATCAAGAATGATGGTGAAATTTTGAGGAGGACTGGTGTAGTTCTTCAAACCAAAAGTAGCATTTCTTGTGAAGTGAAATTAGAAAACtcaaaggggcattagctgtgatagtgatggcaaccttttttttctgaaaatctcATAATGACATTcgagtttacatgtacatatagaatgactaataaaaaggttcattttgaacaaaaacaagagaaacctaataaaactacgctagataaccgcttttagcgccaagaaatatataaggaaggattattgtcttgcaagacaataataatttaatcaccaaaatttcttgaaagacaataattatcAAATCACCAAAATTACCTTTTCATGTGCTCTCTTTGAAGtgaaaaggtgtttgaaataagtgaagataacgaacagagatcaatcccatcactcctataagcaatacaaaatagagtgttgggcaaacacggacccctggatataccagaggtggaatcaactgcctaggaggaataagcatcccctgtcaaccggccacacccgccgtgagccctatatcttgatcaggtaaacggagtaatccttagtcaaaatcagtgtgtcaagagcggcctaacaatcgctatggaacacgtcagacagcatttgacccaatggtaggttgtattggcaaactagatcgttataacgatcatagaatttgcgaaatgctagtCTGGAACATGCGAAATTGGGTCAGGCATGTGCCAGActagcgaaatgctgactttaaacgagattgttgaaacccctacaccatcaacttgtttgtcagtagcctgactcgatttaaaaactgatcatacgcagaacaagctcttgcgtatcgaatcatttgagagatataaacatatgcaggtgataatggaatgctacataaatatgggaagttgacgttggaaaagct
This genomic window from Ostrea edulis chromosome 4, xbOstEdul1.1, whole genome shotgun sequence contains:
- the LOC125670368 gene encoding metalloreductase STEAP4-like, which translates into the protein MMPCEPKPKVGIIGSGNFSCAIAKRLTNAGYQVVIGSRRPRNLSEVDTCLCNVTVTSLEDCVKQVSIVFLAIHFENYNDCLSNHEDLFTGKIVVDVSNRLKVPKHRSNAEYLSCLLPNANVVKGFNVISAYAMENQFAGGSQEVFIASDNIGAREKVSVIARDMGFVASDWGLLQSARRIESYPLKIFPGWKMPILFTVGIFNVWLLYIIFIYFVKTTAYRWDQIFVKVLNKPLCMTAITVYACTYLPSSFASAFQLFHGTKHINFPNWLNRWLLTRKQLGLIAFALVCVHVIMSVLIMSPTYLSSWYQSTTIVIPGNRTDDVTIPIKTWMVWKGEAACLLGILAFVCMCIIALSTLPSVTKTLNWREWRFVQSKLGHITLFLSMCHVVIMGAPGWAKGGPIKTVQSITFLSLIIPFFTLFFKIIFSLPCINSYVQRIRRGWETSYSKCRAKCSQKHATFGKVYSKPVDKDTSSEEDMMMGSHEEFSCECQDTSIV